Proteins from a genomic interval of Benincasa hispida cultivar B227 chromosome 7, ASM972705v1, whole genome shotgun sequence:
- the LOC120080952 gene encoding uncharacterized protein LOC120080952: MQVVVDAFMAKGLMDKTYTEAKSILDCISRNTDEWIDNGYDERGSEQRRAESAMVPADTMSILADQMATATSILQTMAIQQGHLSQSSVQAYVLTQVAAINCVQCGEWHSVEVCSLNQQSFIEKNEVVKQSQASSLRNLKEQIEQLAIKLMNKVSGMLLSSSGTSGPRRKEKCQAVTLRSGKTIVLMPQAPDSVTRPVEVIINDDQSTINDRIISSEESTSTKNESQQDSNAKSRQPPAPKTQQAEDLNEHPIKNEVRRDPPPFPSRLTKKDDSKQFQRFLDVLRQLHINIPLIEALEQMSSYVKFLKDILVNKRKIGENETVTLTYECSALFQNNIPTKMKDPGSFKSCSIGEKKSEMHCVIWERVST, encoded by the exons ATGCAAGTAGTTGTTGATGCCTTCATGGcaaaaggattaatggacaaaACGTATACGGAAGCAAAGAGCATCTTAGATTGCATTTCGCGAAATACAGATGAGTGGATAGATAACGGGTATGACGAAAGAGGGTCGGAGCAAAGAAGAGCAGAAAGTGCCATGGTACCAGCTGATACAATGAGTATCCTGGCCGATCAGATGGCCACAGCAACTTCGATCCTCCAGACTATGGCTATTCAGCAAGGACACCTCTCTCAAAGTTCAGTGCAAGCATATGTGCTGACgcaagtggccgcaataaatTGCGTTCAATGCGGGGAGTGGCACTCAGTTGAAGTCTGCTCGTTGAATCAACAATCT TTTATTGAGAAGAACGAGGTAGTCAAGCAATCGCAAGCTTCCTCCCTTAGAAATTTGAAGGAGCAGATTGAACAGCTTGCGATCAAACTTATGAATAAAGTGTCTGGTATGCTGCTCAGTAGCTCAGGAACATCAGGGCCACGTCGTAAAGAGAAATGtcaagcagtgacattgagaagtggcaaGACAATAGTGCTTATGCCACAAGCACCAGATTCAGTAACAAGACCAGTAGAGGTAATCATCAATGATGACCAATCAACCATTAATGACAGAATTATCAGTTCAGAAGAGAGTACATCTACAAAGAATGAATCTCAGCAAGACTCCAATGCAAAGTCAAGGCAACCTCCAGCTCCTAAAACACAGCAAGCAGAGGACCTCAATGAACACCCAATTAAAAACGAAGTacggcgggatcctccaccGTTCCCGTCCAGGCTGACcaagaaagatgatagcaaaCAATTCCAGAGGTTCCTAGATGTTCTCCGACAACTACATATTAACATCCCCTTAATAGAAGCATTGGAACAAATGTCGAGCTAtgtgaaattcctcaaggaCATACTTGTCAACAAGAGGAAGATTGGGGAGAATGAAACCGTTACGTTAACATATGAATGTAGTGcactatttcaaaacaacaTCCCCACTAAAATGAAAGATCCTGGGAGTTTCAAATCCTGCTCAATAGGGGAAAAGAAGTCGGAAATGCACTGTGTGATCTGGGAGCGAGTATCAACCTAA